The Candidatus Neomarinimicrobiota bacterium genome includes a region encoding these proteins:
- a CDS encoding ABC transporter permease, translating into MLTFKLALKNLLGAGTRTWLNVIVTSLSFVYIVFAAGLFQGWLRYAERAVIETEIGGGAYWHPAYDPEDPFTIDDSHGPYPSEVRTQVEAGQGMPVLIIQGSIYTNGRMQPVRIKGIPPGQQAVILPTENLATSTDGAIPVLIGTGMSRSTGLQKGNPLTIRWRDSHGTYDADEGVVVSIFSAENFKIDLGQIWIPLDRLQKMAVMPGEATYVAVAPGATLLTDPGGWRTRTADYLLADVKAIVNAKMPSIGIFLTLFIALACLGIFNSQVLSIFRRRKEIGTLMALGMARSRVVGLFTTEGGLHSLLAVFLAAVWGGPLMLLSHYKGIPMPYDVSDFELIIAQRIFPVYSVGFFIGSIIVVATIVTIVSYLPTRRIAKMEPTEALHGRVNP; encoded by the coding sequence ATGCTGACCTTTAAACTGGCACTTAAAAACCTGCTCGGCGCGGGTACCCGCACCTGGCTGAACGTGATCGTGACGTCGTTGTCTTTCGTGTATATCGTTTTCGCCGCCGGGCTTTTCCAGGGCTGGCTCAGGTACGCCGAGCGGGCGGTGATCGAAACCGAGATCGGGGGCGGCGCCTACTGGCATCCCGCGTATGACCCTGAAGATCCCTTCACCATAGACGACAGCCACGGCCCCTATCCGTCCGAAGTCCGCACCCAGGTGGAAGCCGGGCAGGGCATGCCGGTGCTCATCATCCAGGGGTCCATTTATACCAACGGACGAATGCAGCCGGTGCGCATCAAGGGGATTCCGCCCGGCCAGCAGGCGGTAATCCTGCCGACGGAAAACCTGGCGACCAGCACTGACGGAGCGATTCCCGTACTCATTGGAACAGGAATGTCCAGATCAACCGGCCTTCAGAAAGGAAACCCGCTGACTATCCGCTGGCGTGATTCCCACGGCACTTATGACGCCGACGAGGGAGTGGTTGTGTCCATCTTTTCTGCCGAGAACTTCAAGATAGACCTGGGCCAGATCTGGATCCCCCTGGATCGTCTCCAGAAGATGGCGGTGATGCCCGGAGAGGCCACCTACGTAGCGGTTGCACCGGGAGCCACCCTGCTGACCGACCCCGGCGGCTGGCGCACCCGGACCGCGGATTACCTGCTGGCCGATGTCAAGGCGATTGTAAACGCAAAAATGCCCTCTATCGGGATATTTTTAACTTTGTTTATTGCCCTAGCGTGCCTCGGGATTTTCAATTCGCAGGTATTATCCATTTTTCGCCGCCGGAAGGAGATCGGTACCCTCATGGCGCTGGGGATGGCCCGCAGCCGGGTGGTGGGGCTGTTCACGACCGAGGGCGGCCTCCACAGCCTGCTGGCCGTGTTCCTGGCCGCGGTCTGGGGCGGCCCGCTAATGCTCCTGTCCCACTACAAGGGCATCCCCATGCCGTATGATGTGTCCGATTTCGAGTTGATTATCGCGCAACGGATATTCCCCGTCTACAGCGTCGGCTTTTTCATCGGCTCGATCATCGTGGTGGCGACCATCGTGACGATTGTCAGCTATCTGCCAACCCGTCGGATCGCAAAAATGGAACCGACGGAAGCATTGCACGGGAGAGTGAATCCATGA